One genomic region from Prionailurus bengalensis isolate Pbe53 chromosome C1, Fcat_Pben_1.1_paternal_pri, whole genome shotgun sequence encodes:
- the LOC122481098 gene encoding histone H2A type 2-B: protein MSGRGKQGGKARAKAKSRSSRAGLQFPVGRVHRLLRKGNYAERVGAGAPVYLAAVLEYLTAEILELAGNAARDNKKTRIIPRHLQLAVRNDEELNKLLGGVTIAQGGVLPNIQAVLLPKKTESHKPGKNK from the coding sequence ATGTCTGGACGCGGAAAGCAGGGAGGCAAAGCTCGCGCCAAGGCCAAGTCGCGCTCGTCCCGCGCCGGCCTGCAGTTCCCGGTGGGCCGAGTGCACCGCCTGCTGCGCAAGGGCAACTACGCCGAGCGGGTGGGGGCCGGCGCGCCGGTGTACCTGGCGGCGGTGCTGGAGTACCTGACGGCGGAAATCCTGGAGCTGGCGGGGAACGCGGCCCGCGACAACAAGAAGACGCGCATCATCCCTCGCCATTTGCAGCTAGCCGTGAGAAATGACGAAGAGCTCAACAAGTTACTCGGGGGTGTCACCATTGCCCAGGGCGGCGTCTTGCCCAATATACAGGCGGTCTTGTTGCCCAAGAAAACGGAGAGTCACAAGCCTGGCAAGAACAAGTAA
- the LOC122481097 gene encoding histone H2A type 2-C, whose amino-acid sequence MSGRGKQGGKARAKAKSRSSRAGLQFPVGRVHRLLRKGNYAERVGAGAPVYMAAVLEYLTAEILELAGNAARDNKKTRIIPRHLQLAIRNDEELNKLLGKVTIAQGGVLPNIQAVLLPKKTESHKAKSK is encoded by the coding sequence ATGTCGGGTCGCGGAAAGCAGGGAGGCAAAGCCCGCGCTAAAGCTAAGTCGCGCTCATCCCGCGCTGGCTTGCAGTTCCCGGTGGGCCGAGTGCACCGCCTGCTGCGCAAGGGCAACTACGCGGAGCGGGTGGGGGCCGGCGCGCCGGTCTACATGGCGGCGGTGCTGGAGTATCTGACGGCGGAAATCCTGGAGCTGGCGGGGAACGCGGCCCGCGACAACAAGAAGACGCGCATCATCCCCCGCCACCTGCAGCTGGCCATCCGCAACGACGAGGAACTGAACAAGCTGTTGGGCAAAGTCACCATCGCCCAGGGCGGCGTGCTGCCTAACATCCAGGCCGTTCTCTTACCAAAGAAAACCGAAAGCCACAAAGCCAAAAGCAAATAA
- the LOC122481099 gene encoding histone H2B type 2-E: MPEPAKSAPAPKKGSKKAVTKAQKKDGKKRKRSRKESYSIYVYKVLKQVHPDTGISSKAMGIMNSFVNDIFERIAGEASRLAHYNKRSTITSREIQTAVRLLLPGELAKHAVSEGTKAVTKYTSSK; encoded by the coding sequence ATGCCTGAGCCGGCAAAATCCGCTCCCGCGCCCAAGAAGGGCTCGAAAAAGGCGGTCACCAAAGCCCAGAAGAAGGATGGCAAGAAGCGCAAGCGCAGCCGCAAGGAGAGTTACTCCATCTACGTGTACAAGGTGCTCAAGCAGGTGCACCCCGACACTGGCATCTCGTCCAAGGCCATGGGCATCATGAACTCGTTCGTCAATGACATCTTTGAGCGCATCGCCGGCGAGGCCTCCCGCCTGGCGCATTACAACAAGCGCTCAACCATCACGTCCCGGGAGATCCAGACGGCTGTGCGCCTGCTGCTGCCCGGCGAGCTGGCCAAGCACGCCGTGTCCGAGGGCACCAAGGCCGTCACCAAGTACACCAGCTCCAAGTGA